TATCCtccattaaaatatatattaagagaaaatataaatatattataaccactgaatttttaaactaaaatttagtgaattatgtatgatttaaattatttttggttATTATTAAGTCTTAACTCGATTAATATTGATATTGTTGTCGGTGCGAGAATATATCAAGAAGAAGTAAAACGGAAATATTTTATACTAtttcattatattaaaattttaataatttatatgaatagtgATTTTAAAAAAACTTGATTTAAAATTTAAGCGTTTAGTATTATTGTCAAAAgtatttttgagaaataaaatgttcattttaGACATGATGTTGTAAAGTATAAActatacatttaaataatattcaaattctttaatattatgatattttagtaaaaatacaaaaaaattattataccTCATTAGTAATATttcaatatatgaaatataaaattttaatatttgtaagtaattaatattaattacttgtaaaatttaatttgaatatataattttatatatttgaaataaatgtcaatagaaaaataattatatgcttaatataaatattacataAAATATATTAGAGTATAAATAAAGGTTAAAGATgccattttttttacttttggaaaaaaaacTAGAAAAAACAGCTTTTGCTTTTGAAAATCGCTTTTGAGtttaaaaataatttgtttaGCATTGCTTATTACTCCAACAGTACTTTTGAAAATTAATGAGAAACAAAGCTTTAGTGATATTTTGAGGTATTTATAGGAGGGGTGAGAGCACAATGGAGGACCCAACCGGGTCCAAATTGTGGTAGGGATATAACAATAGGCCCTTCAGTATAAAGGTAGGTTATAAAGTGATTGTGCCTCAAGACAATCCGCAAATTACTCCCGCGAGTGGTGGTTGTTGCAAGTAACGGGTGGAAGATACAATTTATTGGTTAGATATCCCAGAAATATACGATGCATTGTTAGACTATTGAAATTAATTTGTACCTTTACTAATGAATTGGCGAATATTTTTGTTCGTAGTTGGTTCATATAAATTTTGCTTTGTGATTTAACGGATGGTATGCCCATTGGCTCGATAATTCAAGCATGTATAACATATACCCAAGTGGTGCAATTGTCAATTAGAGGATCTGAATTTATACAATGGAGAGGTGTTGTATGTATATTGTAGATGCGGTAATTGGACATGTAAAATAAAAGTGGTTCAAACTATCTATTGGACCTATTTTTTTATAGGTATACTAATGAAAAACTATCTCAAAAAAGACGAACTTAACccgtactttttttttttatttctattatattaTATGCAAAatcaatttatatttatatgaaaatatgaaaataaaaagaattattGTGAATCGATTCCAAGTTGAAGAAAGAATCAAATAGAATAGTCATTAATCAAATCATTCACTCCATAGTCTGATAAATCTTTTAAAAAACTGATTAATCGGACAAAAATAAAGATAGAGTCCCGTTCTACATGTCAATATCAATACCAACAACAATGAAATTTATAGTAAGAGGAAAATCCGTCGACTTTAAAAATCGTGAGGGTTCAAGTCCCTCTATCCCCAACCCCAAAAAGCCCGTTTGTTGTTTATTTTATCTCACCCTTTTTGTTAGTGGTTCAAAGTTCCTTATGTTTCTCATTCATCCTATTCTTTATCGTTTTACAAGTGTATCCTAGCATAGCAGAATTTTGTTCTCTTATTACAAGTCTTGTCGTTTGTGTAAGAAATGTGTACTATCCATTGATGATATATAACTTAAGCAGTGCAAAactgttcattgatgatataaaaTGCAAGAAGTGTAGACTGTCCGTTGACGATACAAAATGGAAGAAGTGTAAATCATTCATTGGTGATATAAAATGTAAGAAGTATAGACCGTCTGTTGACGATATAAAATGGAAGAAGTGTAAAGCATTCATTGGTGATGTAAAAGGTAAGCAATGCATATTGTTCATTAGAAATATCAATGTAAGAAATGTGGACTGTATGTTTGAAATGCATACTCATTGGTAAGATAGAATGTAAGAAATGCATATTATCCATTACATAAGACATGCATAATGTCTATTAAAATGTAAGTAGGGGATTATTCATTGTTATAAATAATGGTGGCGAATGTAGATTTTGACCTTAGTTATTGACAAGTAGCATTGAATAAGTGTTTACAAAAGGATGAAGAGTATGGCAACCTGACCAGGATGTTGACGAGTATAGCAACCTAACTAGGTTGTTGACGGATGTGACGACTTGACCAGTAAACACAATTATGATGGGTGTGGCGACCCAGTTAGGTTGTTGACAAGTAAGGTGACTCAACTAGGTTGTTAATGAGTATGGTGACCCAACCAGTAAACACAATAATGACGGGTATGCAACTTGGTAAATAATAAAGTGACCTTACTCCCAAACGTATAGGAGGAGATTTATGGAAAGTAATAAAGTGACCCCGCTTTCTGATGCATAGGAGGAGACTTATGGAAACCAATAAAGTGACATTTCTCCTAGACACGTGGGGGGAGGCTTATTCAATAAGTAAAAAGATGGCCTTGTTCCCAAATTCATGAGGGGAGGCTTATGAAAAACATGGTGGTGCTGCATCCATTCGAAGCGGAAGGCTTATGATAGATCCTGCTCCCAGACACATAGGAGAGACTTATGAGAAAATCATAGGTCGATCGCACTACCGTTGGCTCTTGTAGCCCGGAATTACATGGAGAGTAAGGTCCTCCCGCATCGAATCACAACCATTGGCCAAGTCTACTCGACTTGGATTTAAGTGATGAAAGTGGAGTTACAAATATAACATGTAGAATTTATACATATGACATACATATAAAAAGTGGAGGTGACTACCTGCGGAAGTCCTTCGTGGGTTCCCTTTCTAACAAAAAACACTATATGAACATACATACATGCCGGGGGATATAACCACCTGCAAGAACCCCTCGTGGGCTCTCTTTGTCTCACAATATTCATTAtacaaatatacaaacatacaaaggGGTATAACCACCCATGAGAATCCTTCACAGGCTCTTTTTATCCCACAATATTCATTATACTAATATACAAACATGCAAAGGGGATATAACCATCCGCAAGAAACCTTCGTGGGCTCCTTTTGTCTAACAATGTACAATATACATATACCAACATGCAAAGAGGTATAACCATATGTGGGAACCCTTCATGGGTTCCCTTTTTGAGATTCATATAGGCGTTCATATATAAGCATGTATAGACAACCATCCTGGGTGTTAATAGTCCGTGGGATGTACTCGCTTGTGAGTGTGAGAACAGAAATATTTGCCATCTATTTTTCTTATGCCTCTGGATGGATTTTACGAGTAACAATGAGTTTCCTAATCAAGTTATCTCATTTCAGACTTTTTATTAGATCAATTGAAGCAGATTTGCAAGAAGCGCAATAAGCAAAGATGAAATCAAATAGCAGCAAATAGTAAAAGGCTAAAACTAGCAGCAAGTTAGAGGTAACCAATGATAATCTGAATCAGTAGGGTTGAAGGAGAAGGGCGTAGACTGAAGGTCGAAACAACAGCAAACTTGTAGAAATTGCAGCAACCTTGAAGGCAATAATTTTGGATGATTCTAACGTTTGATCGACGAGAGGAGCTGCTTAGGGTCGCCAAAATGCATCAAGCTATCTGTGTCGAAATGTCCGTGCATGCCATCCAACCCGCTGGACTAATATGCAAAcaaataaaagtttaaaaaaacCTCAAAACTACAAGAATTAAAAGTGCAATTTATCTTAGAAAGGTTAAGGGACCAGGGTTGAAATTTcccctctttttttctttttcacgtCAGCACCGGTCAATTCTTTCCTCCTTCTCTTTCATTCCTTCTGATCTGTTTTCGCGGAGAACTCCTTGAAAGCCCGTCGGGATCCTCATCCGCCGGTACCCCCTCTGGCCAAAGCCAGTACACATCGAAAGCAGTCCTCGTCCCCTTTCCATTGTCTAAAAATAAACAAACGGTGAACCTCTGAACAGCTATAGGAAAAAAAATCTAATGACCCTTTTCTATGTTATATCATCAAATCTCAGTTCTCTACGTTTAATTTCGAAATCTCTCTTAAGCCCTTATCTTCTTTCTTCCTCTTCTTACTCACTTCACACTCGTTCGCTTCCTCCTCTCAAAGTAAAAAGGTCCCCCACCAACTGTAAGAAGGCACAAGCATTGTTTCTCCATAACCCACTCCTCTCAATACTAGAGGAATGCAAATGCTTGCCCCAGCTGAAGGAAATCCAAGCCCAAATGACCATCAAAGGCTTAATGTCAGATTGGTTCTTTTACAGCCGCCTTATAGCCTTTTGCGCCTTGTCAGAACACAAAAATCTTGATCATTGCTTTAAAATTTTGTACAATTTGCAAAACCCAAATGCTTTTTCATGGAATGTTACAATTAGAGGCTGTGCAGAGAGTGAGAACCCCATAGAAGCCATTTTTGTTTATAATCGAATGCTTAGAAATAATGGGTGTATCAGGCCGGATAATTATACTTACCCTTCTTTGCTGAAAGTATGCGCCtttttaatgttgaaatatttgGGTTTTGAAATCCTTGGTCATGTTttgaaattgggttttgatgCAGATATGTACGTTCACAATGGGGTGATTCACTTTTTGGTATCATCCGGGGAATTAGAGTTGGCAGGTAAGGTGTTTGATGAAAGGTGTGTGAGAGATTTGGTTTCTTGGAATTCTTTGATTAATGGCTATATTAGGAGTGGGAGAGCGAAGGAAGCTATAGGACTTTATAGGAAAATGCAAGAGGAGGGAGTTGAGCCGGATGCGGTAACAATGATTGGGATAGTTTCTTCTTGTGCACAGTTGGAAGATTTGAAACTCGGGAGAGATTTTCATAAGTATATTGAAGATCATGGATTGAATTTAACAATTCCATTGTCTAATGCACTCATGGACATGTACGTTAAGTGTGGGAATCTTGAGAGCGCACAAAGGATATTTGATGACATGGAGAAGAAAACAATTGTTTCTTGTACTACAATGATTGTTGGATATACTAGATTGGGGCTTTTGGATGCTGCTCGGAAGCTTTTTGATGAGATGCCTGAGAAGGATGTTGTACCATGGAATGCAATAATCGGGGGTTATGTTCAAGCCAAATGTAGTAAGGAagctttgactttgtttcatgaAATGCAGGATGCTGGTATAGATCCTGATGAGGTCACCATGGTTTCTTGTTTATCTGCATGCTCTCAACTTGGAGCCCTTGATGTCGGAATTTGGATTCATCATTATATTGAAAAACACAAACTTCATTTAAATGTTGTGTTGGGGACTGCTTTAATTGACATGTATGCTAAGTGTGGGAACATCACAAAGGCTCTTCAGGTTTTCCATGAAATGCCATCTAGAAATTCTTTGACTTGGACATCAATAATTGGAGGTTTGGCTC
The Gossypium arboreum isolate Shixiya-1 chromosome 10, ASM2569848v2, whole genome shotgun sequence genome window above contains:
- the LOC108461789 gene encoding pentatricopeptide repeat-containing protein At2g22410, mitochondrial, encoding MYVHNGVIHFLVSSGELELAGKVFDERCVRDLVSWNSLINGYIRSGRAKEAIGLYRKMQEEGVEPDAVTMIGIVSSCAQLEDLKLGRDFHKYIEDHGLNLTIPLSNALMDMYVKCGNLESAQRIFDDMEKKTIVSCTTMIVGYTRLGLLDAARKLFDEMPEKDVVPWNAIIGGYVQAKCSKEALTLFHEMQDAGIDPDEVTMVSCLSACSQLGALDVGIWIHHYIEKHKLHLNVVLGTALIDMYAKCGNITKALQVFHEMPSRNSLTWTSIIGGLALHGNAHDALSYFSEMVKVGLRPDEVTFLGVLSACSHGGLVEEGRKYFTQMTSKFSLSPQLKHYSCMVDLLGRAGLLDEAEELVKSMAVEPDAVVWGALFFACRMHGNFEMGERAALKLLELDPHDSGIYVLLANMYGDANMWEEAGKVRKMMRERGVEKIPGCSSIEVNGTVYEFIVRDKSHPESEKIYGCLIQLTRQSGFAEFTYGLSELETHGV